A region of Maridesulfovibrio sp. DNA encodes the following proteins:
- a CDS encoding homocysteine biosynthesis protein, whose translation MATTFEVNKTISEINERIRKGKAVVVNAEEMVEIVRSKGKVEAAKEIDVVTTGTFSPMCSSGMFFNIGQVPPLIKTSQVWLNNVPAYAGVAAVDSFIGVTEPAADDPLNKVHPGRFTYGGGHVIEDLIAGKTVRLKAKAYGTDCYPRREIEKDVSLKDLKDVTILNPRNCYQNYNAAVNMTSRTVYTYMGPLKPNQRNVNFATAGQLSPLFNDPYLKTIGLGTRIFLAGATGYVIGAGTQHVKNPQRNERGIPLTPSGTLMLKSSNVTKMDSRYFRGLSYPGYGCTASVGVGIPIPILNEEMAWFTGVSDADIQMPVKDYGYDYPNGVGNILAHVTLEELKSGSINLNGKDIPTVPLTSHSISLEIANKLKDWIQKGDFLLTEPVEEIESE comes from the coding sequence ATGGCCACTACCTTTGAAGTCAACAAGACAATTAGTGAAATCAATGAACGAATCAGGAAAGGTAAGGCTGTAGTCGTCAATGCTGAGGAAATGGTCGAGATCGTCCGTTCCAAAGGCAAGGTTGAAGCAGCCAAAGAGATAGATGTTGTCACCACCGGGACTTTTTCTCCCATGTGCTCTTCCGGCATGTTTTTCAATATCGGTCAGGTGCCGCCGCTGATCAAGACTTCACAGGTCTGGTTGAACAATGTTCCGGCTTATGCCGGGGTGGCCGCTGTAGACTCTTTTATCGGTGTTACCGAGCCTGCTGCTGACGATCCCTTGAACAAGGTTCATCCCGGACGTTTTACCTACGGTGGCGGACATGTCATTGAAGACCTTATTGCCGGAAAAACAGTGCGTCTCAAAGCCAAAGCTTACGGCACAGATTGTTATCCCAGAAGGGAAATAGAAAAAGACGTTTCCCTTAAGGATCTCAAGGATGTAACCATCCTCAACCCGCGCAACTGTTACCAGAACTACAATGCCGCGGTAAATATGACCAGCAGGACTGTTTATACCTACATGGGACCGCTCAAGCCCAACCAGCGTAATGTGAACTTTGCCACTGCCGGGCAGCTTTCCCCTCTTTTCAACGATCCATACCTTAAGACAATCGGCTTGGGTACACGGATATTTCTTGCCGGGGCCACAGGGTACGTTATCGGAGCCGGAACCCAGCATGTAAAGAATCCGCAGCGTAACGAACGCGGTATTCCGCTAACACCGTCCGGAACACTCATGCTCAAGTCCAGCAATGTGACTAAGATGGATTCCCGTTATTTCCGTGGTCTGAGTTACCCCGGTTACGGTTGCACCGCATCTGTGGGCGTAGGTATACCCATTCCCATCCTTAACGAGGAAATGGCCTGGTTTACCGGTGTTTCTGATGCTGACATCCAGATGCCGGTCAAAGACTACGGCTACGACTACCCTAATGGTGTAGGAAACATCCTTGCCCACGTGACCCTTGAAGAACTCAAGTCCGGGTCCATCAACCTGAACGGTAAGGATATCCCCACCGTTCCACTGACCAGTCATTCCATTTCTCTTGAAATTGCGAATAAGCTTAAGGACTGGATCCAGAAGGGCGATTTCCTGCTCACCGAACCGGTCGAAGAAATCGAGTCTGAATAA
- the gyrB gene encoding DNA topoisomerase (ATP-hydrolyzing) subunit B, with translation MAPNQDYSAESITVLEGLAAVRKRPAMYIGSTDIRGLHHLVYEVVDNSIDEAMGGYCTKFKVTLHMDNSVTVSDNGRGIPVDLHPKKKKPALEIVMTVLHAGGKFDNDAYKVSGGLHGVGVSCVNALSEHLEATVRRGGKLYRQSYERGVPTGPLECIGDAVTTGTTIRFRPDEEIFETNQFDFNTLKKRFRELAYLNKGLEIEFVDERSNESASFKADGGIVSFIEDLNKGQTPVSEIIYAETETDNVITELAVQYNTSFKENTHTFANNIRTVEGGTHLAGFKGALTRAINTYIQNSDLPKKLKIKLSGDDVREGLTAVISVKLPDPQFEGQTKTKLGNSEMVGIVSGMVYDKLSSYFQENPKDAKSIVEKVVDAARARDAARKARDLVRRKGALSDHSLPGKLADCQSKDPAESELFIVEGDSAGGSAKQGRNPKHQAILPLRGKILNVEKTRFDKMLGNKEIRALITAMGIGIGQEEGEKDFDKLRYHKVVIMTDADVDGSHIRTLLLTFFFRQYEELIERGHLYIAQPPLYRIAKGKYEKFIKDDSELYSLLIERVAKDITIKTECGKEYHQESLIELLDDIRFIKNKIGEAANMGISDSLFANLVSLDEKMTPEMFADVDPQSFISKMEEAGYKVIIEREATETEGEDRVYVVFENENGHRNRLAVEFFNSKLFRNTYDRNRKIVDECDGTYFKITRGENEIEISGLFKLLDGVLEEAYKGINLQRYKGLGEMNPEQLWETTMDPDKRTMLQVTIEDATAANDIFEDLMGDNVEPRREFIEKNALAVQELDI, from the coding sequence ATGGCTCCAAATCAAGATTACAGCGCGGAATCAATTACGGTCCTTGAGGGCCTTGCCGCGGTTAGAAAAAGACCCGCCATGTACATCGGCTCCACCGATATCAGGGGTTTACACCATCTTGTCTATGAGGTGGTCGACAACTCCATTGACGAAGCCATGGGTGGGTACTGCACCAAATTCAAAGTAACCCTGCACATGGATAACAGCGTTACCGTATCCGATAACGGACGCGGTATCCCTGTTGATCTCCATCCTAAAAAGAAAAAACCGGCTCTTGAGATCGTTATGACCGTGCTTCATGCTGGTGGTAAGTTTGATAATGATGCTTACAAAGTTTCCGGTGGACTGCATGGGGTTGGTGTTTCCTGCGTAAACGCCCTCTCTGAGCATCTTGAGGCTACAGTTCGACGCGGGGGTAAGCTTTACCGTCAAAGTTACGAGAGGGGGGTTCCTACGGGCCCTCTGGAGTGTATTGGTGATGCAGTGACTACCGGTACCACCATCCGTTTCCGTCCTGATGAGGAAATTTTTGAAACCAACCAGTTTGATTTCAACACCCTCAAGAAGCGTTTCCGCGAACTGGCCTACCTGAATAAAGGCCTTGAAATAGAATTTGTCGATGAACGATCAAATGAGAGTGCCAGCTTCAAGGCTGACGGCGGCATTGTTTCTTTTATCGAAGATTTGAACAAAGGGCAGACCCCTGTCAGTGAAATCATCTATGCCGAGACCGAGACAGACAATGTTATCACTGAACTGGCTGTGCAGTACAACACCTCGTTCAAGGAAAATACCCATACCTTTGCAAACAACATCCGCACAGTTGAAGGCGGAACACATCTGGCAGGGTTCAAGGGTGCACTGACCCGTGCCATAAATACCTACATCCAGAACTCGGATCTGCCCAAAAAGCTTAAGATCAAGCTTTCCGGTGACGATGTCCGTGAAGGACTCACCGCAGTCATCAGCGTCAAGCTTCCTGATCCGCAGTTCGAAGGCCAGACCAAAACCAAGCTGGGTAACTCCGAAATGGTCGGTATTGTGTCCGGCATGGTTTACGACAAGCTTTCTTCCTATTTTCAGGAAAACCCCAAGGATGCCAAATCCATTGTCGAAAAGGTTGTTGATGCGGCCCGCGCCAGGGATGCAGCGCGTAAAGCCCGTGACCTTGTTCGCCGCAAGGGTGCTCTTTCCGACCACTCCCTGCCCGGTAAACTGGCTGACTGCCAGTCCAAGGACCCGGCTGAAAGTGAACTCTTCATTGTTGAGGGTGACTCTGCGGGCGGTTCTGCAAAACAGGGCCGTAACCCCAAGCATCAGGCTATCCTGCCCCTGCGCGGCAAGATTTTGAACGTTGAGAAAACACGTTTTGACAAGATGCTCGGCAACAAGGAAATCCGTGCTCTGATCACTGCCATGGGTATAGGTATCGGTCAGGAAGAGGGAGAGAAGGATTTCGACAAGCTGCGTTACCACAAGGTCGTTATCATGACTGACGCGGATGTTGACGGTTCACATATTCGAACTTTGCTGCTGACCTTTTTCTTCCGCCAGTACGAAGAACTTATTGAACGCGGCCATCTCTACATTGCCCAGCCGCCGTTGTACCGTATTGCCAAAGGCAAGTACGAAAAGTTCATCAAAGATGATTCCGAGTTATACTCTCTGCTCATCGAAAGGGTGGCCAAGGATATCACCATCAAAACAGAATGCGGAAAGGAATACCATCAGGAATCACTGATCGAACTGCTTGATGACATCCGTTTCATCAAAAACAAAATAGGTGAGGCGGCAAACATGGGTATTTCCGATTCCCTGTTCGCAAATCTGGTCAGCCTTGATGAAAAGATGACTCCGGAAATGTTCGCAGATGTTGATCCGCAGTCTTTTATCTCCAAGATGGAAGAGGCCGGTTACAAAGTAATCATCGAGCGTGAAGCAACCGAGACCGAAGGTGAAGACCGTGTTTATGTCGTTTTTGAAAACGAAAACGGCCACCGTAACAGGCTGGCAGTTGAGTTCTTCAATTCCAAACTGTTCCGCAATACATATGACCGTAACCGCAAGATTGTTGATGAATGTGATGGTACTTACTTCAAGATCACTCGCGGTGAAAACGAGATTGAAATCAGCGGTCTTTTCAAGCTGCTCGATGGCGTGCTGGAAGAAGCCTATAAAGGCATCAACCTCCAGCGCTACAAAGGTCTGGGTGAAATGAACCCCGAACAGCTCTGGGAAACCACCATGGATCCCGACAAGAGAACCATGCTGCAGGTAACCATCGAAGACGCCACTGCCGCCAACGATATCTTTGAAGATCTCATGGGGGACAACGTTGAGCCGCGCCGCGAATTTATTGAGAAAAACGCTCTGGCTGTTCAAGAGCTTGATATTTAA
- a CDS encoding DMT family transporter, translating to MNTKSLKADILLLITAVIWGAAFVAQRVGMDYMGPLTFNAVRFALGAAALLPLIKRIDGAKKKDGTYQQVDKSSFIKGSLVAGGALFLGATFQQWGLVYTTAGNAGFITGLYVVFVPIMGLFFKQKTGLPTWIGSVLAVIGMYLLSVNESFHIEIGDLLVLCCAVFFAGHVVVISLLSSKVDPVKFAAGQFVACSVFSFVGAFALETVTFSGIWAGIIPILYGGLMSVGVAYTLQVVAQQEAKPAHAAIILSLESVFAALAGWLLLGELLTTQGLIGCGLMLCGMLLSQIKS from the coding sequence ATGAACACTAAAAGTTTAAAAGCTGATATTTTACTGTTAATTACTGCCGTCATCTGGGGTGCTGCATTTGTCGCCCAGCGGGTGGGCATGGATTACATGGGTCCGCTTACTTTCAATGCAGTCCGTTTTGCTCTGGGTGCTGCTGCATTATTACCGCTTATTAAGCGCATAGACGGCGCAAAGAAGAAAGACGGAACTTATCAGCAAGTTGATAAAAGTAGTTTTATTAAAGGAAGTCTGGTTGCCGGGGGAGCACTTTTTCTGGGAGCTACTTTTCAACAGTGGGGTCTTGTTTACACAACAGCAGGGAATGCTGGATTTATTACCGGCTTATATGTTGTTTTTGTTCCCATCATGGGCTTGTTCTTCAAGCAGAAAACAGGTCTGCCTACCTGGATCGGATCTGTACTGGCTGTAATCGGTATGTATCTGCTTTCTGTTAATGAAAGTTTTCATATTGAAATTGGTGACCTGCTTGTGCTTTGCTGTGCTGTTTTCTTTGCCGGGCATGTGGTTGTAATATCATTGCTGTCCAGCAAGGTAGATCCGGTCAAGTTTGCAGCCGGGCAGTTCGTAGCTTGTTCTGTTTTCAGTTTTGTGGGGGCATTTGCTCTGGAGACAGTGACTTTTTCAGGGATCTGGGCCGGGATTATTCCTATTCTTTACGGCGGTCTTATGTCTGTCGGGGTAGCCTATACTTTGCAGGTTGTGGCTCAGCAGGAAGCAAAACCCGCACACGCTGCAATCATACTCAGTCTTGAGTCTGTATTTGCAGCTCTTGCCGGATGGTTGCTGCTTGGCGAATTGCTGACAACTCAAGGATTGATCGGCTGTGGGCTGATGCTTTGCGGAATGCTGCTGTCGCAGATTAAGTCTTAA
- the dnaN gene encoding DNA polymerase III subunit beta: MYLKVNRDEVIEGLQKSASIIPAKTGAAYLRTIWLKSEQGNLRIMSTDSNLEFCGTYPAEILEEGLAGVQGRAFYDLVRKLPSGELTIKNDADGSSILVEQGSRKYKLPVNDPTWFQKFSDFPAEGAVFWSGDFLLEMIERIAFCISDEDSMEAIACMNMVPAADENGQFVEVCGLNGHQFARLKFINDDIHAILPEEGILIQKKYLAELKKWLTEDEIELSLSEKRLFFKTADGKETFSLPLSYYQYPNYKNFLSKLNDDDVSRMKVEKSELSMALDRISIFNTDSNRCASFLFNPGELVLFSQGQEVGTATESMEIEFSGEMERIAFPTKNLIEILGHFQSDKINFTLTGAEAPCGVTGEDDNEYLVIVMPMKVQEETYYSEEDV; the protein is encoded by the coding sequence ATGTATTTAAAGGTAAATAGGGATGAAGTGATCGAAGGGTTACAGAAGTCTGCCAGCATCATTCCCGCCAAAACAGGAGCCGCATATCTGCGCACCATCTGGCTGAAAAGTGAGCAGGGCAACCTGCGCATCATGTCCACAGATTCCAATCTGGAATTCTGCGGCACATACCCTGCCGAAATTCTGGAAGAGGGTCTTGCCGGAGTACAGGGACGTGCTTTCTATGATCTGGTCCGCAAGCTCCCTTCCGGTGAACTGACCATCAAGAACGATGCTGACGGTTCCTCTATTCTGGTGGAGCAGGGTTCCAGAAAATACAAACTCCCGGTGAACGATCCTACCTGGTTTCAGAAATTCTCCGATTTTCCTGCTGAAGGTGCTGTATTCTGGTCCGGTGATTTCCTTCTGGAAATGATTGAAAGGATTGCTTTCTGCATCAGTGATGAAGACAGCATGGAAGCTATTGCCTGCATGAATATGGTTCCGGCTGCTGATGAAAATGGTCAGTTTGTGGAAGTCTGCGGCCTGAACGGACATCAGTTCGCGCGCCTCAAATTTATCAATGATGATATCCACGCCATTCTTCCTGAAGAGGGCATTCTCATTCAGAAGAAATATCTGGCAGAACTGAAAAAATGGCTCACTGAAGATGAGATTGAACTCAGTCTCAGTGAGAAGCGCCTTTTCTTCAAGACCGCGGACGGCAAAGAAACATTCAGCCTGCCGCTGAGCTACTACCAGTATCCTAACTACAAGAATTTTCTGTCCAAGCTCAATGATGACGATGTTTCACGCATGAAAGTGGAAAAATCAGAGCTTTCCATGGCTCTGGACCGTATTTCCATTTTCAACACTGATTCAAACCGCTGTGCTTCCTTCCTCTTCAATCCCGGTGAACTGGTTCTTTTTTCACAGGGGCAGGAAGTTGGTACCGCTACAGAATCCATGGAAATTGAATTTTCCGGCGAAATGGAACGTATTGCCTTCCCTACCAAGAATCTCATTGAGATCCTCGGACACTTCCAGTCCGACAAAATCAATTTCACCCTGACCGGGGCAGAAGCGCCCTGCGGCGTGACCGGTGAAGATGACAACGAATATCTTGTAATCGTCATGCCGATGAAGGTTCAGGAAGAGACTTACTACAGCGAGGAAGACGTTTAA
- a CDS encoding DnaA N-terminal domain-containing protein: MKEALRNHLSNSCSESELTRWFDPININISEENGEVVVTFPHAFFGQWFKSSIQDRFEEQLGQFLAAVFQFPIPTTA, from the coding sequence GTGAAAGAAGCACTGAGAAATCACCTTTCAAATTCATGCTCAGAATCCGAGCTAACGCGCTGGTTTGACCCGATAAATATCAACATTTCCGAAGAAAACGGAGAAGTTGTAGTTACATTTCCGCACGCTTTTTTCGGACAGTGGTTCAAATCGAGCATTCAGGACCGTTTTGAGGAACAACTGGGCCAGTTTCTGGCAGCGGTTTTTCAGTTTCCTATTCCAACAACGGCTTAA
- a CDS encoding HAD family hydrolase, producing MKKIEAIVFDFDGTLAELTIDFNEMKKRLKALGSAFLDPLPEKDAPALEWVDFIADCLAEDDPELGKEFHTRCRFLIISMEVEAARNGRLFPFTFDILSALRDSGIKTGIITRNTASAVRELVPEINNLSGCFLSREDVQNVKPHPEHLFKALEVIGVAPENTLMVGDHTMDIETGKRAGAMTAGVATGRMSLEGLKLAEPDFVAADCAELMQLLENKGLVTNNL from the coding sequence ATGAAAAAAATTGAAGCAATAGTGTTTGATTTCGATGGAACTCTGGCTGAATTAACCATTGATTTCAATGAGATGAAAAAAAGATTGAAGGCTCTCGGAAGTGCTTTTCTGGATCCGTTGCCGGAAAAGGATGCTCCTGCTCTTGAATGGGTTGATTTTATTGCCGATTGCCTGGCGGAAGATGATCCCGAGCTTGGTAAGGAATTCCATACGCGCTGCCGTTTTCTGATTATTAGCATGGAAGTTGAAGCAGCACGAAACGGCAGACTCTTTCCTTTTACTTTTGATATTTTATCCGCTTTGCGTGATTCCGGCATAAAAACAGGAATCATAACCCGCAATACTGCTTCGGCTGTGAGGGAGCTTGTTCCGGAAATCAATAACCTCTCCGGTTGTTTTTTATCCCGCGAGGATGTTCAGAATGTAAAACCGCACCCGGAACATCTGTTCAAGGCTCTTGAAGTAATTGGAGTAGCCCCGGAAAATACACTCATGGTTGGTGACCATACCATGGATATTGAAACAGGAAAAAGAGCCGGGGCTATGACTGCCGGTGTAGCTACAGGCAGGATGTCTTTGGAAGGACTCAAACTGGCTGAGCCTGATTTTGTAGCTGCCGATTGTGCAGAATTAATGCAACTTCTTGAAAATAAAGGCTTAGTTACGAACAATTTGTAG
- a CDS encoding DnaA ATPase domain-containing protein translates to MASAKEVTRVENVSFNPFVICGKSGSGKSHLLKAIANEICKKVDREKVFLGNVDDVQNIYSVRFGGDVIRARNYFFDFEYFFLDDLKQIKKYEHLQQELISIFNNFYEHGKQMVFSCSDKLASYDFLNKNLKSRLEWGLIVTLKRPDLEIRAKYVQKQCKLKKLPLSKDQILTLSQRFQDFRYLQGIIIKLSAFRELVRKNMDDRDFEHILSNTEEKADETLTPEYVIESVASHFNLKPSDLTGSKRHKMTAHARQVAMYLCRELLGISYPALGRTFGGKDHSTVLYSVKKIQELQSDDKVLKRLLIDLKNKCLLRVSN, encoded by the coding sequence CTGGCTTCGGCTAAGGAAGTCACACGTGTCGAGAATGTTTCCTTCAACCCATTTGTCATCTGCGGCAAGAGCGGTTCAGGTAAATCTCACCTCTTAAAAGCAATTGCGAATGAAATCTGTAAAAAGGTGGACAGGGAAAAAGTATTTCTCGGCAACGTTGATGACGTGCAGAATATTTATTCTGTCCGGTTTGGCGGTGATGTTATTCGCGCAAGAAATTATTTCTTTGATTTCGAGTATTTTTTTCTTGATGACCTTAAGCAGATCAAAAAATACGAACACCTGCAGCAGGAACTTATCTCCATTTTCAACAACTTTTATGAACATGGAAAACAGATGGTATTCAGCTGCTCGGACAAGCTGGCTTCATACGACTTTTTGAATAAGAACCTGAAATCAAGATTGGAATGGGGGTTGATAGTCACCCTGAAAAGACCGGATCTTGAGATCAGGGCAAAGTATGTGCAGAAGCAGTGCAAACTCAAGAAACTGCCCTTGAGCAAAGACCAGATCCTGACCCTTTCCCAACGCTTTCAGGATTTCAGGTATCTGCAAGGCATCATCATCAAACTTTCAGCATTCCGTGAACTTGTACGCAAGAACATGGATGACCGGGATTTTGAACACATCCTGAGTAACACGGAAGAAAAGGCCGACGAGACTCTGACTCCGGAATACGTGATCGAGTCAGTTGCCTCCCACTTCAACCTCAAACCTTCCGACCTTACAGGGAGTAAAAGGCACAAAATGACCGCCCATGCACGACAGGTGGCCATGTACCTTTGCCGGGAACTTTTAGGCATATCCTATCCCGCCCTTGGCCGGACTTTTGGAGGAAAAGACCACTCCACTGTTCTTTATTCCGTAAAAAAAATTCAAGAATTACAAAGTGATGATAAGGTTTTGAAAAGACTGTTGATAGACTTGAAGAATAAGTGTCTTTTGCGTGTCTCAAACTAG
- a CDS encoding NAD(P)/FAD-dependent oxidoreductase yields the protein MSGKFDVIIAGGGPTGSTAATILAGKGFKVALIDKAAFPRKKLCGGLLTYKATEVLNKIFGCDVDFLKEKGIINFESPEYSINYRDYNIRDAESSIPFRFVDRIDFDYFLLQKAANAGAHIFTGEEIKKCNYQEAEVKTASNKIFKGKYLLGADGVHSTIRSFLPYDRKKWRDDMASTIEIIFDKKDYPRKVTKPELYIGHLRAGYIWVFPAKGKVVTGIGALKRCTKDFKKTYMDFLRSQGISDPESMHMQGYPLPYGNFMENPCFGRTILAGDAAGLVEPLFGEGIFYAIQTGRYAAESIARAITENTTPDKFYIERLEKYVFPELRYSNRLRWTLFYSQPLLKHMSFKMMFKSMPRILADMVHGVRSYKFLLKKKWD from the coding sequence GTGTCCGGTAAATTTGATGTTATTATTGCAGGGGGAGGTCCTACCGGTTCTACAGCCGCCACCATCCTTGCCGGTAAAGGTTTTAAGGTAGCACTGATCGACAAAGCCGCATTTCCCAGAAAAAAACTCTGCGGTGGTCTTTTAACCTACAAGGCCACAGAAGTCTTAAATAAAATATTCGGGTGTGATGTCGATTTCCTCAAGGAAAAAGGCATCATCAACTTTGAATCCCCAGAATATTCCATAAATTACAGGGATTACAACATCCGCGATGCAGAATCATCAATCCCCTTCCGCTTTGTGGACCGGATAGATTTTGATTACTTCCTTCTGCAAAAAGCCGCAAATGCCGGGGCACACATTTTCACCGGCGAAGAAATCAAAAAATGCAATTATCAGGAAGCAGAAGTTAAAACCGCTTCAAACAAAATTTTCAAAGGAAAATATCTGCTCGGTGCCGACGGGGTTCACTCCACTATCAGGAGCTTCCTGCCTTATGATAGGAAGAAATGGCGCGATGATATGGCCTCAACCATTGAAATTATTTTCGATAAAAAGGATTACCCGCGCAAGGTTACCAAACCGGAACTATACATAGGCCATCTGCGGGCCGGATACATCTGGGTTTTCCCTGCCAAAGGAAAGGTTGTCACCGGAATCGGAGCACTAAAAAGATGCACCAAAGATTTTAAGAAAACCTACATGGATTTTTTGCGCTCCCAAGGCATTTCAGATCCCGAATCCATGCACATGCAGGGGTATCCCCTGCCCTACGGCAACTTCATGGAGAATCCATGTTTCGGACGCACAATTCTTGCCGGAGATGCCGCCGGACTGGTTGAACCGCTCTTTGGAGAAGGAATTTTTTACGCTATCCAGACCGGCCGCTACGCAGCTGAATCCATTGCCAGAGCAATTACAGAAAACACAACTCCGGATAAATTCTACATTGAACGGCTGGAAAAATATGTCTTCCCGGAACTGCGCTACTCCAACCGCTTACGCTGGACCCTGTTCTATTCCCAGCCGCTCCTAAAACATATGTCTTTCAAAATGATGTTCAAATCAATGCCCAGAATTCTGGCCGACATGGTTCATGGAGTAAGGTCGTATAAATTTTTATTAAAGAAAAAATGGGATTGA